In one Silene latifolia isolate original U9 population chromosome 10, ASM4854445v1, whole genome shotgun sequence genomic region, the following are encoded:
- the LOC141608257 gene encoding uncharacterized protein LOC141608257, translating into MVRFKTKEQQQMVLNNGHLLFDNKPVIIKEWGPDVALIKHDVKKVPIWMKLYGLEVKFWGPGSLRKISEEVGRFIRYDDATTNRRFFGFARVLIEVTIGQEFPKDIIFQDELGVTQMVMVDYDWLPLPCSKCKGIGHEETLCRKSDAPKPVKKVWRPK; encoded by the coding sequence ATGGTTCGTTTTAAGACTAAGGAACAACAGCAGATGGTTCTTAACAATGGTCACTTACTGTTTGATAATAAACCCGTAATTATCAAAGAGTGGGGGCCTGATGTTGCTCTGATAAAACATGATGTAAAGAAGGTTCCTATTTGGATGAAGTTGTATGGTTTAGAGGTGAAATTTTGGGGCCCTGGTAGTCTAAGGAAGATCAGTGAAGAGGTGGGACGGTTCATCAGGTATGATGATGCGACTACCAATCGCAGATTCTTTGGATTTGCTAGAGTCTTAATTGAGGTGACAATTGGGCAGGAGTTCCCTAAGGATATCATATTTCAGGATGAATTGGGGGTAACACAGATGGTGATGGTGGACTATGATTGGTTGCCTTTACCTTGTTCTAAATGTAAAGGTATTGGCCATGAGGAAACACTGTGCAGGAAGTCTGATGCTCCTAAACCAGTCAAGAAGGTTTGGAGGCCAAAATGA